A region from the Hypericibacter adhaerens genome encodes:
- a CDS encoding 4Fe-4S dicluster domain-containing protein: protein MSDPRFSKTPNWSKSLAAALAAHGLILRGGFQPAAEDGLPALPGDRPTRLLMLVGNAGPALWAAFSRAPEAADGAPHPLNRWTRRVVETVAAEFGARALYPFEASPAWPFQRWAQWAEPVFPSPLGLLIHPEFGLWHAYRAALLFAEPRSLTPPARASHPCEICAEKPCLAACPVGAFQPGEGGVRYDVAACLNHIEAPAGHDCLEAGCRARRACPVGAEWRSEPAQAGFHMRAFLRSGRGH, encoded by the coding sequence ATGAGCGACCCCCGATTTTCCAAGACCCCTAATTGGTCCAAGAGCTTAGCCGCCGCGCTCGCTGCCCACGGCCTGATCCTCCGGGGTGGCTTCCAGCCGGCGGCCGAGGATGGGCTGCCGGCGCTGCCCGGGGACCGGCCGACGCGGCTGCTGATGCTGGTCGGCAATGCCGGTCCCGCCCTCTGGGCGGCCTTCAGTCGCGCGCCGGAGGCGGCCGATGGGGCGCCGCACCCGCTCAATCGCTGGACGCGCCGGGTGGTGGAGACGGTGGCGGCCGAGTTCGGCGCCCGGGCCCTTTATCCCTTCGAAGCCAGCCCCGCCTGGCCGTTCCAGCGCTGGGCGCAATGGGCGGAGCCGGTCTTTCCCTCGCCCTTGGGCCTTCTGATTCATCCGGAATTCGGCCTCTGGCACGCCTATCGCGCGGCCCTGCTTTTCGCCGAGCCGCGCTCGCTGACGCCGCCCGCCCGGGCCAGCCATCCTTGCGAGATCTGCGCCGAGAAGCCCTGCCTCGCCGCCTGTCCGGTCGGGGCCTTCCAGCCGGGTGAGGGCGGGGTGCGCTACGACGTGGCGGCCTGCCTTAACCACATCGAAGCTCCTGCCGGGCATGATTGCCTGGAGGCCGGCTGCCGGGCGCGGCGGGCCTGTCCGGTCGGCGCCGAATGGCGTTCCGAACCGGCGCAGGCCGGGTTCCATATGCGCGCGTTCCTGCGCTCGGGCCGCGGCCATTGA
- a CDS encoding glutamine amidotransferase-related protein, with amino-acid sequence MSNRIVMVVHSEWRERRITPHLASHGYQVECRCPAQGEPLPDNLDDYAGAIVLGGVQSANDADSVDYMRQELDWIRRWVEGGRRYLGICLGGQLLARALGATVKPHPEGLHEIGYWPIEPTHEAGDLFSGLSHVYHWHKEGFDLPRGAELLARGSRFPHQAFRWGAAYGLQFHPEVTGADVHGWLGETSDYESRLGAPPRDVHLAGIQEHDPTLDRWTRRFIDRWIGKARATAEPASVSIVTASRAAHG; translated from the coding sequence ATGAGCAATCGCATCGTGATGGTGGTGCATAGCGAGTGGCGTGAAAGACGGATCACCCCTCATCTCGCCAGCCACGGCTACCAGGTGGAATGTCGCTGCCCCGCCCAGGGCGAGCCTCTGCCGGACAATCTCGACGATTATGCGGGCGCCATCGTGCTCGGCGGCGTGCAGAGCGCCAACGACGCCGACAGCGTCGACTATATGCGCCAGGAGCTCGACTGGATCCGCCGCTGGGTCGAGGGAGGACGGCGCTATCTGGGCATCTGCCTCGGCGGCCAGCTGCTGGCCCGCGCCTTGGGCGCGACGGTGAAGCCGCATCCGGAAGGCCTGCACGAGATCGGCTACTGGCCGATCGAGCCGACGCACGAGGCCGGCGATCTCTTCTCGGGTCTGAGCCATGTCTATCACTGGCACAAGGAGGGCTTCGATCTGCCGCGCGGCGCCGAGCTTCTGGCGCGGGGTTCGCGCTTTCCGCATCAGGCCTTCCGCTGGGGTGCCGCCTACGGGCTGCAGTTCCATCCGGAGGTGACGGGCGCGGATGTGCATGGCTGGCTCGGCGAGACCTCCGACTACGAAAGCCGGCTGGGGGCGCCGCCGCGCGATGTCCATCTCGCCGGCATCCAGGAACATGATCCCACCCTCGACCGCTGGACGCGGCGCTTCATCGATCGCTGGATCGGGAAGGCGCGCGCGACGGCGGAGCCGGCCTCTGTGTCGATTGTTACAGCATCGCGCGCCGCGCACGGTTGA
- a CDS encoding DinB family protein — protein sequence MRHFPLMARFNAWVNNQLYDKVAVLDDAAYRADAGIFFGSIHRTLNHLLVVDRLWIGRVTGTDRGIRSLDQLLHDDFAALRAAREAEDQGLIELVDGMTEEQIEAMVRFSTIKRDRHFEARVRDLLSGLFNHQTHHRGQIFAVLQQRGLAMPDVDLAFFLPVVGEARLIA from the coding sequence ATGCGGCACTTTCCCCTGATGGCGCGCTTCAACGCCTGGGTCAACAACCAGCTCTACGACAAGGTGGCGGTGCTGGACGATGCGGCCTATCGCGCCGATGCGGGCATCTTCTTCGGCTCGATCCACCGCACCCTCAATCACCTGCTGGTAGTGGACCGTCTCTGGATCGGCCGCGTCACCGGCACCGATCGCGGCATCCGCTCCCTCGACCAGCTGCTCCATGACGATTTCGCCGCCCTGCGCGCGGCGCGGGAAGCCGAGGACCAGGGCCTGATCGAGCTGGTGGACGGGATGACGGAGGAGCAGATCGAGGCGATGGTGCGTTTCTCGACCATCAAGCGCGACCGCCATTTCGAGGCGCGGGTGCGCGACCTGCTCTCGGGCCTGTTCAACCACCAGACCCATCATCGCGGCCAGATCTTCGCCGTGCTGCAGCAGCGCGGCCTCGCCATGCCGGATGTCGATCTAGCCTTCTTCCTGCCGGTGGTCGGCGAGGCGCGGCTGATCGCCTGA
- a CDS encoding HD domain-containing protein: MAPEGEQVMEETVDFIRMENGSYEEYQLLDRLYQKHNQNLPGELLSQLQRLAGDKMGYKIDRFEHSVQSATRAFRAGEDEEVVVIALLHDIGDIMAPENHSDLAAAILQPYISKDNHWLVKHHGIFQGYYFWHHMGGDRNAREQYRGHPLFERTAAWCHNYDQNSFDPEYENMPLSAFEPMVRRIIGRKPWSFAV, from the coding sequence ATGGCCCCCGAGGGAGAGCAGGTGATGGAAGAGACGGTCGATTTCATCCGCATGGAGAATGGCAGCTACGAGGAGTATCAGCTTCTCGACCGCCTCTACCAGAAGCACAACCAGAATCTGCCGGGCGAGCTGCTGAGCCAGCTGCAGCGCCTGGCGGGCGACAAGATGGGCTACAAGATCGACCGCTTCGAGCATTCGGTCCAGTCCGCCACACGCGCCTTTCGCGCCGGCGAGGATGAGGAGGTGGTGGTGATCGCCCTCCTCCACGATATCGGCGACATCATGGCGCCGGAGAACCATTCCGATCTCGCCGCCGCGATCCTCCAACCCTACATCTCCAAGGACAATCACTGGCTGGTGAAGCATCACGGCATCTTCCAGGGCTACTACTTCTGGCACCATATGGGCGGCGACCGCAATGCGCGCGAGCAGTATCGCGGCCATCCGCTGTTCGAGCGCACCGCCGCCTGGTGCCACAATTACGACCAGAACTCCTTCGACCCGGAGTACGAGAACATGCCGCTCTCGGCCTTCGAACCGATGGTCCGCCGCATCATCGGGCGGAAGCCCTGGTCGTTCGCGGTCTGA